The genomic stretch CGGATAAACGAAACACAGCTGGCGAAAAGCTTTGGCGTCAGCCGCTCTCCGATAAGGGAAGCCATGCGATTGCTTGAGAAAGATGGTTTGTTAAAAGCGGATGACCGAAATGGGTTTTCGATCACGTCGTTAACGGCAAAAGATGTAGATGAGATTTATAAAATCAGAATTCCGCTGGAGCAGCTGGCAGTCGAATTAGTCATAGACGAAGCGGACGAAGAAGAGCTGACCATACTCGAAAAACAGCTTGAAGAAACAGAGAAAGCGATTCACAACGGCACGGAAGATACAGAAATCATTCGTTTAAACCAAAAATTTCATGAGCTGCTGGTTGATTTCAGCCATAACAGACATTTGAAAAATTTGCTTGAGCATGTAAATGACCTGATTCATTTTTGCAGAATCCTTAATTATACCGGCGACCACCGCGCAGAAACGATACTGCGTGAGCACCGCAGGATATTTGAAGAAGTGAAAAAGAAAAACAAAGAAGCAGCCAAACAACATGTGCTGGCTCATTTCAATCATGACTGTGAGCATTTGAAGCATGTGCTTGAAGAAGGTAAAGAGAATTGATTTGTATGATCCGGTACCAAGGGAGAGCAGAACCCTTGGTATTTTTTTATGTATTCACCACATATCTAAGAGGCCCCGTTAATAAGATTTTATGATGGTTTGACTAACGAATAATGGGGGTTAAATATGTTTATCCATATCGTCGGGCCTGGTGATTCTTTGTTTTCGATAGGCAGAAGATACGGTGCTTCTGTTGATCAAATACGGGGTGTGAATGGTTTAGATGAAACGAATATCGTGCCGGGGCAGGCTCTGCTTATCCCTCTTTATGTATATACAGTCCAGCCGAGAGATACGCTTACCGCCATTGCAGCTAAAGCGTTTGTGCCATTAGAGCGACTGCGAGCGGCCAATCCGGGCATCAGCCCAAATGCTTTACAAGCGGGAGCAAAAATAACGATTCCTTCGATCTCAAATTACATTGCGGGAACGTTAAGTTTTTATGTGCTCCGAAACCCAGACCTCGATCGGGAATTAATCAATGATTATGCGCCATACTCGTCTTCGATTTCAATTTTCGAATACCATATTGCACCGAACGGCGACATTGCAAACCAATTGAATGATGCGGCCGCTATTGAGACAACTTGGCAAAGACGAGTCACGCCGCTGGCAACAATAACGAACCTTACATCAGGAGGCTTCAGTACGGAGATTGTTCACCAAGTGCTAAACAATCCGACAGCGAGAACCAATCTGGTCAACAACATTTATGACTTAGTTTCCACAAGGGGATATGGCGGTGTCACAATCGATTTTGAGCAGGTGAGCGCCGCGGATCGCGATCTTTTCACTGGATTTTTACGCCAGCTGAGAGATCGACTTCAGGCGGGAGGGTATGTGCTGACGATAGCTGTTCCTGCAAAAACAAGTGATAATATCCCATGGCTGAGGGGCTACGATTACGGGGGGATAGGAGCGGTTGTCAATTATATGTTTATCATGGCTTATGATTGGCATCATGCGGGAAGTGAGCCGGGTCCTGTAGCGCCGATTACTGAAATAAGGAGAACCATTGAGTTTACGATTGCGCAGGTGCCGAGCAGAAAAATCATTATCGGAGTCCCGCTCTACGGGTACGACTGGATCATCCCGTACCAGCCGGGCACAGTTGCTTCAGCGATTTCAAATCAAAACGCAATCGAAAGAGCGATGAGGTACCAAGCCCCGATACAATATTCAGCCGAATATCAATCACCGTTTTTCCGGTACAGTGATCAGCAGGGGCGGACGCATGAGGTATGGTTTGAGGATGTCAGAAGCATGAGCCGGAAGATGCAGATCGTCCGTGAATACAGATTGCAGGCTATTGGCGCTTGGCAGTTAACGCTGGGCTTTACGCCGGGCCCATGGCTTCTGCGGAAATTTTTTACGATCAGAAAAGTGTAAAAAAAGACACCAGAGCTTGGGTGTCTTTTTTTTGATTAAGTCCAGAGCAGCAGAATAGTTCATTCATTTGTACCTTGCATGGGTTGTGTTCCCATTTTACGATTAGTAGTAGTCTGATCAAACAAAGAGTCAGAATACGATTTGAGAGGGAGTTGTCTACATGAAGACAGTATTGATTTTGAATTTTCCTGCGGAAGGCCATGTGAATCCTACTTTAGGCATTACGAAAGCGTTTTCCGATAAGGGATATGATGTCCATTATATATCCACTGAAAAATATAAAAAACGATTAGAAGCAGCG from Bacillus subtilis subsp. subtilis str. 168 encodes the following:
- the ydhC gene encoding putative transcriptional regulator (GntR family) (Evidence 3: Putative function from multiple computational evidences; Product type r: regulator), which translates into the protein MDDFKLDKPTPYYLQFYNQLKKMIFNGTFKPGERINETQLAKSFGVSRSPIREAMRLLEKDGLLKADDRNGFSITSLTAKDVDEIYKIRIPLEQLAVELVIDEADEEELTILEKQLEETEKAIHNGTEDTEIIRLNQKFHELLVDFSHNRHLKNLLEHVNDLIHFCRILNYTGDHRAETILREHRRIFEEVKKKNKEAAKQHVLAHFNHDCEHLKHVLEEGKEN
- the spoL gene encoding spore cortex lytic enzyme (Evidence 2a: Function from experimental evidences in other organisms; PubMedId: 11011148, 12177332; Product type cp: cell process), with amino-acid sequence MFIHIVGPGDSLFSIGRRYGASVDQIRGVNGLDETNIVPGQALLIPLYVYTVQPRDTLTAIAAKAFVPLERLRAANPGISPNALQAGAKITIPSISNYIAGTLSFYVLRNPDLDRELINDYAPYSSSISIFEYHIAPNGDIANQLNDAAAIETTWQRRVTPLATITNLTSGGFSTEIVHQVLNNPTARTNLVNNIYDLVSTRGYGGVTIDFEQVSAADRDLFTGFLRQLRDRLQAGGYVLTIAVPAKTSDNIPWLRGYDYGGIGAVVNYMFIMAYDWHHAGSEPGPVAPITEIRRTIEFTIAQVPSRKIIIGVPLYGYDWIIPYQPGTVASAISNQNAIERAMRYQAPIQYSAEYQSPFFRYSDQQGRTHEVWFEDVRSMSRKMQIVREYRLQAIGAWQLTLGFTPGPWLLRKFFTIRKV